The Stomoxys calcitrans chromosome 3, idStoCalc2.1, whole genome shotgun sequence genome includes a region encoding these proteins:
- the LOC106085970 gene encoding zinc finger protein 892 has protein sequence MSQKESSNLELLCRTCMTAIPEHAADDRRCLSDKVRGRKESIREFLQTLQPHIRIDMEDKLSKVICYGCVQQLQQISDFLLVYAKSDESLRKLLKEAKEQEENSQKLKEVANSSKIYVDEYSIIKLEAEEPQQEEGSATLKESHPEFEAMFIENSLPKDEQDTIDFSDNPIDRGSNSSSNEAEDEWMPLKKSKRSSSKKSALQDRILKKPFKPPIAKTPGHTKKPVSKPPAIIPKPPIPNEDNTLTCEECGKILPDISHWQEHILEHKPATEEGPRKRGRRKILVPKTFKCEICTKVFSRRSIYNTHVLIHSGNFSCLECGKKFKSYDNLNQHMLCHKGERFECKTCGKEYSDEDDYDVHVLSHKNDEPFQCKECGKVLKTLFGLRTHLLRHKGEKKYQCPHCPKSFVVRSGLYGHVKQQHEQRNAFLCDICGKSFRMADNLNKHKRCHSEGQYACEYCDKRFVTPDKQRRHMRTHTGEKPYRCKFCDRAYTQSNECVKHMKQHLGENIYLCELCPMRFPLVRDMRVHFATHKDDDAQTRARNLEAREMEERKIKLKFGLS, from the exons ATGTCACAAAAGGAATCCTCAAATTTAGAATTACTATGCCGCACCTGCATGACCGCCATACCAGAGCATGCAGCGGATGACAGAAGGTGTCTTTCCGATAAAGTTCGTGGCAGGAAGGAATCCATCAGGGAATTTCTGCAAACTCTTCAACCACATATACGAATTGACATGGAAGATAAGTTATCCAAAGTTATATGCTATGGATGTGTCCAACAGTTGCAGCAAATTTCTGACTTTTTGCTGGTGtatgccaaatcagatgaaagtctgcgaaaacttttgaaggaaGCCAAAGAGCAAGAGGAGAATTCCCAAAAACTTAAAGAAGTGGCGAATAGCTCTAAAATATATGTcgatgaatattccattataaAACTAGAAGCCGAAGAACCCCAGCAGGAGGAGGGTAGCGCCACACTTAAAGAATCACATCCTGAGTTCGAAGCCATGTTCATTGAAAATAGTTTGCCTAAAGATGAACAAGATACCATAGATTTTTCTGATAATCCCATTGATAGAGGTAGCAACAGTAGTAGCAATGAAGCGGAGGATGAATGGATGCCACTGAAGAAAAG CAAACGAAGCTCCTCAAAAAAGTCTGCACTGCAAGATAGGATATTGAAGAAACCTTTTAAACCTCCAATTGCCAAAACACCTGGGCATACAAAGAAACCAGTTTCAAAACCACCTGCGATAATTCCAAAACCACCTATACCAAATGAAGATAATACCTTGACCTGTGAGGAATGTGGAAAAATCCTGCCTGATATATCACATTGGCAAGAGCATATTCTAGAACACAAACCAGCCACGGAGGAGGGTCCTCGAAAAAGGGGGAGACGAAAAATACTTGTACCAAAAACCTTCAAATGTGAAATTTGTACGAAAG TATTCAGTAGGAGAAGCATTTACAACACCCATGTGCTCATACATTCAG GTAACTTTAGTTGTCTAGAGTGTGGCAAAAAGTTCAAAAGCTATGATAATCTAAATCAGCATATGCTTTGCCACAAGGGAGAAAGATTCGAGTGTAAGACATGTGGAAAAG aatactCCGATGAGGACGATTATGATGTCCATGTACTCTCTCACAAAA ATGATGAACCTTTCCAATGCAAGGAATGTGGCAAAGTGTTAAAAACTCTTTTCGGCTTACGCACCCATTTGTTGAGGCATAAAggtgaaaaaaaatatcaatgtCCCCATTGTCCGAAAAGTTTTGTGGTGCGCAGTGGCCTGTATGGACATGTGAAACAGCAGCACGAGCaaagaaatgcatttttatgcGATATATGTGGCAAGAGTTTTCGAATGGCCGACAATCTGAATAAGCACAAACGTTGTCACAGCGAAGGGCAATATGCTTGCGAGTACTGTGATAAACG CTTTGTAACACCCGACAAACAACGCCGCCACATGCGCACCCATACCGGCGAAAAGCCTTATCGCTGTAAATTCTGTGATCGTGCCTATACTCAAAGCAATGAATGCGTCAAACATATGAAACAACATCTGGGTGAGAATATCTATCTGTGTGAGCTGTGTCCTATGCGTTTCCCTTTGGTCAGAGATATGAGGGTACACTTTGCCACCCACAAAGATGATGATGCGCAGACTAGGGCACGCAATTTGGAGGCTCGAGAAATGGAGGAGCGAAAAATTAAACTCAAATTTGGTCTAAGTTAG
- the LOC106085971 gene encoding uncharacterized protein LOC106085971 — protein MNKMLLVLVLAITLQVVVSAPRAKVEEANLIHHQGDVSTSDRFDLVEDVYENLQKTVWPKDVYGKATEYLEGVKSWAATNDELGASSIYNALIMHINNCLNLLKELSTDPHNCKKQWSLKHEHHEIRSLFDSVDSAKLRRGWVEKYLNFVTPLRSEIKTNYEHFYTTLSTEVQEYLNGSDQSPKDDIRVWLNKFNQENDYVKKQKLVMEFLGLFPSERQALDAKCEVQYSNGL, from the exons ATGAATAAAATGCTACTTGTCTTGGTTCTAGCCATCACCTTACAG GTGGTTGTGAGCGCCCCCAGGGCCAAAGTGGAAGAGGCAAATCTTATCCATCACCAAGGAGATGTGTCAACATCGGATCGCTTTGATTTGGTGGAAGATGTCTATGAAAATCTACAAAAGACTGTTTGGCCCAAGGATGTCTATGGCAAGGCTACCGAATATCTGGAGGGAGTGAAATCTTGGGCCGCGACCAATGACGAGTTAGGTGCATCATCCATCTATAATGCTCTAATCATGCACATCAACAATTGTTTGAATCTCCTGAAAGAGCTTTCCACTGATCCCCATAACTGCAAGAAACAGTGGTCTTTGAAACACGAACACCATGAAATAAGATCGCTGTTCGATTCCGTTGACAGTGCCAAGCTTCGTCGTGGTTGGGTGGAAAAATATCTGAACTTTGTGACACCTCTGCGTTCAGAGATAAAGACCAATTATGAACATTTCTATACAACCCTGAGCACAGAAGTGCAGGAATATCTAAATGGCTCAGATCAATCGCCCAAGGATGATATTCGTGTGTGGTTGAATAAATTCAATCAAGAAAACGATTATGTGAAGAAACAAAAGTTGGTAATGGAATTTTTGGGTCTATTCCCCAGCGAGAGACAAGCCTTGGATGCCAAATGTGAAGTGCAATATTCAAATGGATTGTAG